Part of the Triticum urartu cultivar G1812 chromosome 2, Tu2.1, whole genome shotgun sequence genome, TGGACCGGGATTAGTGACGGAACTTTGCTCGCTCTACCGTTAACATTCTGTCACTCTTCCATAAGTCTCCTAACCATGGCTGCCGTGTCCGCCGCTTCCTCTATCCTCTTCCCATCTCTCGCATTATTTCGTGCCATCCACAACACATATAAACCCTGCACCATTATAGCTCGAGCATCGTCCGACGCTTCAGCAAACCATGATAGAAGCCATTGAGCTAGTGCACTCTGGGAGCTTACTGACTTCGGCGGGATCGCCGCCGGTGCTCCCAATTCCGAGTACAACACCTTCCAAAACTTTGCAGAATGTGGGCGTCTCCAAAACCTGTGTATGTTCGTCTCCTCTCTTCCACACACCACACAGAACACCCCAGGCTTAATCTTGCGCCTATGAAGCTCAAAACCCACCGCCAGCCCGTTTCGAATAAGCCGCCATGTATGTATTTTGACTCTGCCCGGGGCAACCGTATCCCACAGATTCATCCATGCTCTATGCTCTTCCACCGAGGAGGACGTCCCCGGGCCGCCAGTCCTAGCTCGTTTTAGACCCATGCATAGGTGGTATGCCGATCTAACAGTGAAAACACCATCCCTCGTATAGTTCCATGCGAGATAGTCCTCAACAGTCGGCCCCCCCACTGAAATTTGCAAGATCTCACGGGCCTCCGCCGGCGGGAACATGTTCTGAACCTTAGCCTAGTCCCATCCGGTGCTTGTGTTATTCAGCAGGTCCCCAACTCTCGTAATGCCCGGGATAAACACCTGGCCCAGTGGCTTCAGGCTGCCCTTTCTTGGTATCCAATTATCATGATGTATACGCACTTGTGAGACATCTCCAATTCTCCAAATCAGTCCTTCCAAGAGTAGATCTCGGCCATGAAGAATGCTCCTAAACGTGAACGACCCCCCCGCCGGACAAGTGGCACTGAGAATGGAGCTATCTGAGAAGTATCTCGCTCTAAGAACTCTTGCACACAATGACTCTGGCATCTGCAGCATCCTCCATGCTTGCTTAGCTAGTAGTGCTTGATTGAAGGCTTCTGGATCCCTAAAACCAAGACCACCTTCCTGCTTCCTAGTGCACATTTTATCCCATGCAATCCAATGTACTCTTTTTTCACCATTAGCCTCACCCCACCAGAAGTTAGACGAAATAGATGACAGGTTCCCGCACATTTTCTTTGCGAGTTGAAAACAGCTCATAGTGAAAGTAGGAGTAGATTGAAGTCCCGATTTGATCAACACTTCCCTGGCCTTCTTAGACAGCCCCTGGCCCTTCCATCCTGACACTTTTCCCTTTGCACTCTCCTTGACGTATTTAAACGTTCCTTCCTTGAATTTTCCCACCACCGTTGGTAGGCCCAAATATCTCTCCCCAAGAGCCTCAGAAGCTATGCCAATTGTTTGTTTAAGTAGCTCTTTATCTTCATCGCCACTATCTCTCCCAAAAAATATAGCAGATTTCTCCAAATTGACTCTTTGACCGGACACCACTTCATAATCCTGCAAAACAGCGCGAAGACAAAGGAAATTGTCTTGGGATCCCTCCACGAAAACGATACTGTCGTCGGCAAATAGTAGATGAGTGACCGTGGGGCCAGTGCTCCCAAACGATACACCCTTAATCCTCTTCTCCTCATGGGCATGTTTAAGAAAAGCTGAAAAGCCCTCAACACAGAAGAGAAAAAGATAAGGCGATAACGGGTCACCTTGCCGAAGGCCCCTAGAAGGCAAGAATCTGCGGGATAAGGCACCATTTAGTTTCACTGAGAAACTCGCAGTCATTACACACCTCATGATCATCTCTCTCCAGTGAGCAGAGAAACCATATTTTGTCATTAACTTGATCCAGAAAGATCCACTCCACTCTGTCATAAGCCTTCATCATGTCAAGTTTAATTGCACACAGTggcttcctcctcttcctcttcctgaTAGCATGAATGCACTCGTATGCCACCAAAACATTATCCGTGATTAGTCTTCTCGGGACAAACGCACTTTGCTCCTCCGCAATCAACACCGGCAACACCACCTTGAGCCTATTAGCCAAGGTTTTTGACGCGATTTTATACAATACATTGCACAGACTAATTGGTCTGAACTGGGAAAGCGTCTCAGGTTAGGCCACCTTGGGGATCATGACTATAATTGTATCGTTGAAACCATCCGGCGTTGTCCTCCCTGCCAAGAAATCCCGAGAAGAATATATCTATATTTATATATCTACATTTATCTCTACCTACTTGAAAAGAATGTAAAGTCCAAAAAAATTAAaggcatcttcgacacggacccTCAAAAGACCAGCAACCGTCCGGACAAAGTGTTCAGACGCaacttctcattcaacgtggtaCCCCTTGATCTGCGGACCAGTCCAGTTGTCCGAATAGCCGCAAACCGGATGCAAACTGAGGTGGCTCTGTGTGTCCGAACCGCCATGACATAGGACTCCGACATCCCTGACCCACTCAAATCTTCTTCTGGTCCACTTTCCTTCCACTCCGCCCTACTTCTCCTTTACTTTGCATCTGCACCATCCTTCTCACCCGCCGCTGCACCTCTCCGGACGCCGCCTAGGCATCCTCGGACGTTTGCATCCCTCACCCACTCGCATGCTCGCCTTGGACTATGCCACCGTCCACCCAGGATCCGGCTGTAGCCAGGTACCCTCTTCCCCCTACCAACGCCGTCCATGGCGGACACCACACCTTACAGGTGTTCGATCAAATGCCATATAATTTTTGTTTTGAACATCTCGTTGTTTTTTAAAGTAAGCACGATGCCTGGATACTCGATGATGAAGAATGAGTTGTTGTATGCATCGAAGATCGGATCTGCGAACTTTGTAGGCATAAGACAAGGGCCTCAATGTTTTGGCCAAACCAACATGTTTCTTCACACCTCGTTGTAAAGGATTGTTCATGGAATGTTTTTTAATGCTCGTGGCACATAAAAAATGTTCACAACACTCACATAAACATCTGAcgttttaaaaatgttcatgagaACGTAAACAATTATCATATAACTTTTAAAATGTTCACAACATTTCAAAAATGTCCACTCATTTTAATTTTTTTATGAAAAGGTAAATAATTATTGTCACAATTTGAAGGTATGTTGATGACATGTAAAAAAATGTTCGATCCTTCTTTTTACAAAAGAAGGATTAAAATATGAAATAAAGCAAAGCAAAGGAAAATATAAAGAAAAAATAgatataaaaaataaaaataacacCTGGAATTTCCTAAAAGTGGGAGGAAGGTTTCTAAAACCGCTCCTATGAAGGTTCCAAACTGGTCCATTCAGGTCCGTAGAAGATTCATAAAACCACTGGAAAACGTTGTTGGGCTGGCTCATTTCATGCGGTACTGTAGGTGAGCTGACGGTGCGTCTCATAGTAAGCGAGATATAGCACTGGCTGGCTGGACAAAGGGTTTCATAGCACGGGCTGAAATGAGCCCGGATGAACTGTGAGATTGGAAAAACTAGAAGAACGCCTGTGCGTTGTAACAGGGCCACATTAATTTTAAAATTCAATATTAATATTCTCATATATATCAAGTGATATTGGCGATCTTTTTTATTATCAAATCCTctcacacacactctctccctctctcttcctaactctctctctccctcttcctctctctctctctaacacacacacacatctatcttattgggtacgggaccataatccatctatttcacacacgcacacgctAGTGCATAACAATATGGATTATTTGTATTATATTTGCCACTACAACTGAGGGAATTAATTTCATGTAAATCGGCCAGCCACAGCTCCAAGAATACGCGGAGGAGGTGGCCCGGGTCGGCGTCGGCGCTGTTCGGCGCGGGCCACAGGCCCGCTTCCAAGTGCGTCTGTGTGACGGCCACCCACGCCGGGTCCTTCAAGTGCCGCTTCCACCGCACCAACTCCCAGGGCCACGGCCACGGCAGGGAAGCCGCCCTTCTTCGCCCCCTTCACCAGCCGCGGCCAACGCGGTGCCGCGGCACCCGGCCTTGCCGTCCTCGTCCTCCGGCACCGTCGCGAGGCAGTGACGCGGCCCAAACATCGGCCTCGAGAATCAAGAACGCTCGACAACGGAGAGGGAAGGAAAGATCATATACATGTCATAAGAAAGGGAGTTTATTTACTGCTCCATCGATGTATTGTTTCCTTTGTTTGGAGATTGATTACCATTCATGAGTTAAGGTAAGGTTAATGTGATTGAGCGATTTTTCTGAAAATCAAATATTTGCTTTTTAATTAATGTGATTGAGTGATTTAAGGTAaggttaattaatttagatttgatctttagagattGTTCGTGATTGATTCTATATTACTAAATAGCTTGCGCCAGTATGGAAAGTTCTGATCTGTTCAGATTTTTTTCATTGTGTGAGAGGGTGACGCGAAAATAAACCGATAAAGTGGGGGGAGGGGACGAAAAATAACCTACGAAAAAAATCAGCGAAGGTGGGAGGAGGTACCAAAAAAACCATAGAAGGTGGGACAAAAAAACCTGAAAGCGAGACTAtcaactgctccattaggagtagagatgaagaaaaaaattctgattttctttttgaaaaacatTAAAAAAATTAGTGCTTGCAAAGTTTCATCATGGAATTACATTTGTGGAAGTCGTGGCAAAAAAATGATGATTCGAAGATGCTACTTTCAGAAGCATTTTGGGGAGCTGATTTTATCCTTTTTGCCATGACTTCCACAAATGTGTTTCCATGATGAGAAAATTTGAGCACCTGAAAAAAATTCTTATTGTTTGCCAAAAGAAAAATCAGAAATTTTTGAAttgtttttgattttttttctatttttacTGTTCATGCCAAGAACATTTGAGCTCGAGCTCAGATTAGGACTTTGGCGACTGTCATTGTAACCACTAGTTGTTGTGGTAATGCATTTCTGGAAGTTTGCTTCTTTATTGAGACCTCCAAATGTGCATCTTGTTTTCTCACAGTAGTGTCTGACAACATGAAACCGGACGTGTTTCTCACTCTGTTTATATTTGATGTGCTCCAACGTTTCTTCTTGCCAGTCTCAGAACACTTGATTCTACGAGAGAAAAAAGTTCTTGACAAAAGGAGCAGATACTTCCTTCACAACAAAGGAACACTCCTCCAATGTCCATAGACATAGCGGGCTTTAAAGGACAGTTCCAGGATACAGTTCATGGATTCAGGAGAAGATGAATTTCAACACCTTATTTTTTTCTGCTTTCCTTACAAAATAAATCAACAGAACCTAACCAATCAAAACTGTAGTAGAAGAAAAGAAATAACTATTCAGATATCCTAAGGCTTTCTGCCTAGTGCCTAAATCTGCACTTTGATGCTCTGTTCTTCTACCCTCTTACCAAGGACAGGCAGGGGCTGGGTAGTGTCATATAATTCCACTTCGATGCTCTGTTCGTCGTCCTCACATGAAGAAGTTGGGCGCACCAAGGCCGAAGGTCGGGTCGAACTCGAAAAGGCAGTCCATGCTCGGGGCCGACACGGCTGTGAGCGCCGACACCACCTCCTGGAGGTCGCCGTCCAGCGGCCACTCCGTGTACGCGCCGGCCGGCACCGGGTACGGTGACATGGTCAGGCCACCGTTGGAGCCGGACTCCACAGGCGAGGCCATCGACGGCGGTGAGACTGAGGTGTTGTTCAGGGCGCCGTGGTCCGCGTCCACGGTCAGGCCGGCTCTGAGGCTCTGCAGCAGGCTCTCCGCGTGCGGGTTGTGGTGGTTCGTCGGcggcctcctcccgccgccgccgccgcctggccTGCAGGTGTGCTGGCCGTGGTAGACGACGTCGAAGAGCGCGGGGTCCTGGTCGGCGCGCTGCACCTGCTTGGTGGCGGGGCAGCCCTGCGAGTTGCGGTGGGTGCAGCGGTAGTAGGCCCTCGGGTGCCTGGCGCCGAGGATGTCCTTCTGCCCGTACTTCCTCCAGCTG contains:
- the LOC125541220 gene encoding probable WRKY transcription factor 41; this encodes MESVEGNGAGRGNLQLVVSELCRVQELVRQLELHLHAPDASIDLCRALTAEIFALTDRSIGFVAAAHFPDAPTTPSSTSSSLSGVSDQPFRTNTKKRKATTRWTSQVRVSAAGGAEGPGDDGHSWRKYGQKDILGARHPRAYYRCTHRNSQGCPATKQVQRADQDPALFDVVYHGQHTCRPGGGGGGRRPPTNHHNPHAESLLQSLRAGLTVDADHGALNNTSVSPPSMASPVESGSNGGLTMSPYPVPAGAYTEWPLDGDLQEVVSALTAVSAPSMDCLFEFDPTFGLGAPNFFM